One window of Mesorhizobium loti R88b genomic DNA carries:
- the hflC gene encoding protease modulator HflC, whose protein sequence is MANRLPIFVVVAAVILFLIYSSVFVVNARQQALVLRFGEIVDVKSEPGIYFKAPFSFFDADTVQLIENRVLRFDLDNIRVQVSGGKFYEVDAFIAYRISDPRVFRAAVSGQIELAEARLRTRLDAALRRVYGLRDFEAALSEERAVMMREVRDQLRPDATSLGLQIEDVRIRRTDLTAEVSQQTYDRMKAERLAEAARLRARGNEAAQRITARADREVVEIVAEAQKESEILRGEGEAQRSATFAGAYQRDPAFFDFYRSMNAYGTALDNTGTTMVLSPNSEFFRFFRDPDGKEGQAKPTPAAPAAPATAPAAPATQPSTGQQ, encoded by the coding sequence ATGGCCAACCGTCTTCCCATCTTCGTCGTCGTAGCGGCGGTCATCCTGTTCCTGATCTATTCCTCGGTCTTCGTGGTCAATGCCCGCCAGCAGGCGCTGGTGCTTCGCTTCGGCGAGATCGTCGACGTCAAGAGCGAGCCTGGCATCTATTTCAAGGCGCCGTTCTCGTTCTTCGACGCCGACACCGTGCAGCTGATCGAGAACCGGGTGCTGCGGTTCGATCTCGACAACATCCGCGTCCAGGTGTCGGGCGGCAAGTTCTATGAGGTCGATGCCTTCATCGCCTATCGCATCTCGGATCCGCGCGTCTTCCGTGCCGCCGTATCCGGTCAGATCGAACTGGCTGAAGCGCGCCTGCGGACCCGTCTCGACGCTGCCTTGCGCCGCGTTTACGGTCTGCGCGATTTCGAGGCGGCGCTTTCGGAAGAGCGTGCGGTGATGATGCGCGAAGTGCGCGATCAGCTCCGGCCCGACGCCACCTCGCTTGGCCTGCAGATCGAGGATGTCCGCATCCGCCGTACCGACCTCACGGCCGAGGTTTCACAGCAGACCTACGACCGCATGAAGGCGGAACGCCTGGCGGAAGCGGCGCGGCTTAGGGCACGGGGCAACGAAGCGGCACAGCGCATCACGGCGCGGGCTGATCGCGAAGTGGTCGAGATCGTCGCCGAAGCGCAAAAGGAGTCCGAGATCCTGCGCGGCGAGGGCGAAGCCCAGCGCAGCGCCACCTTCGCCGGAGCCTATCAGCGCGATCCCGCCTTCTTCGACTTCTACCGCTCGATGAATGCCTATGGCACCGCACTGGACAACACCGGAACGACGATGGTTCTGTCGCCGAATTCGGAGTTCTTCCGCTTCTTCCGTGACCCCGACGGCAAGGAAGGGCAGGCGAAGCCGACACCGGCGGCTCCAGCAGCACCGGCGACGGCACCTGCAGCGCCGGCGACACAACCCAGCACCGGCCAGCAATAG
- a CDS encoding DUF2065 domain-containing protein, with product MQDFLAAMGLVLVIEGLVYGGFPGLARKLATEVLSLPENALRIAGLVAIAFGVGIVWLVRGG from the coding sequence GTGCAGGACTTTCTCGCCGCCATGGGCCTCGTCCTCGTGATTGAAGGGCTGGTCTATGGCGGCTTTCCCGGCCTTGCCAGGAAACTTGCCACTGAAGTGCTGTCGCTGCCGGAAAATGCCTTACGGATCGCCGGGCTGGTTGCGATCGCCTTCGGTGTCGGCATCGTTTGGCTGGTGCGGGGCGGATGA
- a CDS encoding DegQ family serine endoprotease, with translation MTSTSLLRAARRTLIAGTAALIVGATAVPSFTPPAFAADGPASVADLADRVLGAVVNISTSQTVKGTEGPGAVPMPQLPEGSPFQDFFDDFFKNKGGDKDAGSQKVQSLGSGFVIDAEQGIVVTNNHVIADADDIEVNFSDGITLKATLVGTDTKTDVAVLKVDPKGHKLTAVKFGDSTKMRVGDWVMAVGNPFGLGGTVTVGIVSARNRDINSGPYDDFIQTDAAINRGNSGGPLFNSAGEVIGMNTAIISPSGGSIGIGFSIPSQLASGVVDQLRQYGETRRGWLGVRIQPVTDDIAESLGMATAKGALVAGVIKGGPVDNGTIQAGDVIIKFDGKDIHEMRDLPRVVAESPVGKAVDVLIVRKGVEQTVKVTLGRLEDGEKLASGENGNTDQDKGDKTPAVSTASVLGMTVGEINDETRKKFGIAADVSGVVITDVAKDSAAAERGIQPGEVITEIAQESVATPKDVMDRIGALKEQGRKNALLMLASKTGELRFVTIRMD, from the coding sequence ATGACATCCACATCCCTTTTGCGCGCGGCACGGCGGACGCTGATCGCCGGAACAGCAGCACTTATTGTCGGCGCAACCGCCGTCCCGTCCTTTACGCCGCCGGCCTTCGCAGCCGATGGACCTGCCTCAGTGGCTGACCTGGCGGACCGTGTGCTGGGCGCGGTGGTCAACATCTCGACCTCGCAGACAGTGAAGGGCACGGAAGGTCCGGGCGCGGTGCCGATGCCGCAGCTGCCGGAAGGGTCGCCCTTCCAGGATTTCTTCGACGATTTCTTCAAAAACAAGGGCGGCGACAAGGATGCCGGCTCGCAGAAGGTCCAGTCGCTGGGCTCCGGCTTCGTCATCGACGCCGAGCAAGGCATCGTCGTCACCAACAACCACGTGATCGCGGATGCCGACGATATCGAGGTCAATTTCTCCGATGGCATCACCTTGAAGGCGACGCTGGTCGGCACCGACACCAAGACCGATGTCGCGGTGCTCAAGGTCGATCCGAAGGGCCACAAGCTGACCGCGGTGAAGTTCGGCGATTCCACCAAGATGCGCGTCGGCGACTGGGTGATGGCGGTCGGCAATCCCTTCGGCCTCGGCGGAACGGTCACGGTCGGCATCGTCTCGGCCCGCAACCGCGATATCAATTCCGGCCCCTATGACGACTTCATCCAGACCGATGCCGCGATCAATCGCGGCAATTCGGGCGGCCCGCTGTTCAACAGCGCGGGTGAAGTCATCGGCATGAACACCGCGATCATTTCGCCGTCCGGCGGTTCGATCGGCATCGGTTTCTCGATTCCCTCGCAGCTTGCCTCGGGCGTCGTCGATCAGCTGCGTCAGTATGGCGAGACACGGCGCGGCTGGCTCGGCGTGCGTATCCAGCCGGTGACGGACGACATCGCCGAAAGCCTCGGCATGGCGACGGCCAAGGGTGCGCTGGTGGCCGGCGTCATCAAGGGCGGACCTGTCGACAACGGCACCATCCAGGCTGGCGACGTCATCATCAAGTTCGACGGCAAGGACATCCATGAAATGCGCGACCTGCCGCGCGTCGTCGCCGAAAGCCCGGTCGGCAAGGCGGTCGACGTGCTGATCGTGCGCAAGGGCGTCGAGCAGACGGTGAAGGTGACGCTCGGACGGCTCGAGGATGGCGAGAAGCTCGCCAGTGGCGAGAATGGCAACACCGACCAGGACAAGGGCGACAAGACTCCGGCCGTTTCGACCGCCTCGGTGCTCGGCATGACCGTCGGCGAGATCAATGACGAAACGCGCAAGAAGTTCGGCATCGCGGCCGATGTTTCCGGCGTCGTCATCACCGATGTGGCCAAGGACTCGGCCGCTGCCGAGCGCGGCATCCAGCCCGGCGAAGTGATCACCGAGATCGCACAGGAATCGGTCGCCACGCCCAAGGACGTCATGGACCGGATCGGCGCGCTGAAGGAGCAGGGGCGCAAGAACGCGCTCTTGATGCTGGCGTCCAAGACCGGTGAGTTGCGCTTCGTGACGATCCGGATGGATTGA
- a CDS encoding GNAT family N-acetyltransferase: MKPMRTERLILRNWADRDRELFHRINSDERVMEFFPFRRDRAQADAKMDELRASIEQKGYGFTAVEIAASDQCVGFAGLMGTDHLPFLPAGTIEIGWRLAPEFWGKGYVTEASEAWLAYGFEKLGLGEIVCFAVDNNRRSTAVMERLGMTADPSADFDHPGIPDSHPALKRHVFYRLSRDDWHARKKAAG; this comes from the coding sequence ATGAAACCCATGCGCACCGAGCGGCTCATCCTGCGCAATTGGGCAGACCGTGACCGTGAGCTCTTCCATCGTATCAACTCCGATGAGCGCGTCATGGAGTTCTTCCCGTTCCGCCGTGACCGTGCCCAGGCGGATGCCAAGATGGATGAATTGCGCGCATCGATCGAGCAAAAAGGCTATGGCTTTACCGCGGTCGAGATCGCCGCATCAGATCAGTGCGTCGGCTTTGCCGGCCTGATGGGAACCGACCACTTGCCGTTCCTGCCGGCGGGCACCATCGAGATCGGCTGGCGGCTGGCACCCGAATTCTGGGGCAAGGGCTACGTCACAGAGGCCTCGGAAGCCTGGCTGGCCTACGGCTTCGAAAAGCTCGGACTTGGCGAGATCGTCTGTTTCGCCGTCGATAACAACAGGCGCTCCACCGCCGTCATGGAACGCCTCGGCATGACCGCCGATCCCTCTGCCGATTTTGACCACCCCGGCATTCCCGATAGCCATCCCGCACTCAAGCGGCATGTTTTCTACAGGCTTTCGCGGGACGACTGGCATGCAAGAAAAAAGGCGGCTGGTTAG
- the serB gene encoding phosphoserine phosphatase SerB: MPLIATLVSRPADRALSPSLANMASRSVGASAVVWLAEGIACDLALPQEADPTETTDALRAALAAEPVDVIVQQAETRRKKILIADMDSTMIDQECIDELADEIGVKDRVAAITARSMNGEIAFEPALRERVALLKGLDAAVVDRIVANRLTLASGGRALVQTMRANGAWTALVSGGFEVFTTRIASMLGFQENRANRLLEQDGRFTGLVGEPILGRAAKADALIEISARLGLTPADAIAVGDGANDLDMIHLAGTGVALHAKPTVAAQAKARIDHGDLTALLYLQGYRQEEFAR; encoded by the coding sequence ATGCCGCTCATTGCCACGCTTGTTTCCCGTCCCGCCGACCGCGCTCTGTCGCCGTCGCTTGCGAATATGGCCTCACGGTCGGTGGGCGCAAGCGCTGTCGTCTGGCTGGCCGAAGGCATTGCCTGCGATCTTGCCTTGCCGCAAGAGGCTGATCCCACCGAGACCACTGATGCCCTGCGGGCAGCACTGGCCGCGGAACCGGTCGACGTGATCGTCCAGCAGGCCGAAACGCGCCGCAAGAAAATCCTCATCGCCGACATGGATTCGACCATGATCGACCAGGAATGCATCGACGAACTGGCCGACGAGATTGGCGTCAAGGATCGCGTTGCGGCGATCACCGCGCGGTCGATGAATGGCGAGATCGCCTTCGAGCCGGCGTTGCGCGAGCGCGTTGCACTTCTGAAGGGCCTCGATGCCGCCGTCGTCGACCGCATCGTCGCCAATCGGCTGACATTGGCCTCTGGCGGCCGCGCGCTGGTCCAGACCATGCGCGCCAACGGCGCCTGGACGGCACTTGTCTCGGGCGGCTTCGAAGTGTTCACGACGCGCATCGCTTCCATGCTCGGATTCCAGGAAAACCGTGCCAATCGCCTGCTCGAACAGGACGGACGCTTCACCGGCCTGGTCGGCGAGCCGATCCTCGGCCGCGCCGCCAAGGCAGATGCCCTGATCGAAATCTCGGCCCGCCTTGGATTGACGCCGGCCGACGCGATCGCCGTCGGTGATGGCGCCAATGATCTCGACATGATCCACCTTGCCGGAACCGGTGTGGCGCTGCATGCCAAACCGACAGTGGCTGCGCAGGCGAAGGCTCGCATCGACCACGGCGACCTGACCGCATTGCTCTATCTGCAGGGTTATCGCCAAGAAGAGTTCGCTAGATGA
- the miaA gene encoding tRNA (adenosine(37)-N6)-dimethylallyltransferase MiaA, with product MSGIENSGTDAGEGRVKNAILIAGPTASGKSALALDLAERTGGVIVNTDSMQGYSVLDVLTARPEPADLARVPHFLYGHVHPGTAYSTGAWLRDVMKLIDDGTLSRRPVFVGGTGLYFRALAEGISEMPDIPARIRDRWRYELKEQGAVKLHALLLREDSKAAMQLKPTDSQRVVRALEVLDASGRSILEWQAERGRPLIDRQTAHFLVIEPDRAALVDRIERRFDQMLDKGALEEVRQIAALRLNDDLPAMKAIGVRELQAAMAGQSSFPEAIERAKIATRQYAKRQATWFRHQLGPQWQRLRPGDDLETTIQTLVANAT from the coding sequence ATGAGCGGCATCGAGAATTCCGGCACGGATGCGGGCGAAGGCCGCGTGAAGAACGCGATCCTGATAGCCGGGCCGACCGCCAGCGGCAAGTCGGCACTCGCACTCGATCTGGCCGAACGCACGGGCGGCGTCATCGTCAACACCGATTCCATGCAAGGCTATTCGGTGCTCGATGTGCTGACCGCCCGGCCGGAGCCGGCCGACCTGGCGAGAGTGCCGCATTTTCTCTACGGCCATGTCCATCCCGGTACCGCCTATTCGACCGGCGCGTGGCTGCGCGATGTGATGAAACTCATCGACGACGGAACGCTGTCACGGCGGCCAGTCTTCGTCGGCGGCACCGGGCTTTATTTTCGCGCGCTGGCCGAGGGCATTTCGGAAATGCCTGATATTCCGGCGCGCATCCGCGACCGCTGGCGCTATGAGCTGAAGGAGCAAGGCGCGGTCAAGCTGCACGCGCTGCTGCTGCGCGAGGATTCGAAAGCCGCCATGCAGCTGAAGCCGACGGACAGCCAACGGGTCGTGCGAGCGCTCGAAGTTCTCGACGCCTCCGGCCGATCGATCCTGGAATGGCAGGCCGAGCGCGGCCGGCCGCTCATCGACAGGCAGACCGCGCATTTCCTCGTCATCGAGCCGGACCGGGCGGCGCTTGTCGATCGCATTGAAAGGCGTTTCGACCAGATGCTGGACAAGGGCGCGCTGGAGGAAGTCAGGCAAATTGCGGCCCTTCGCCTCAATGACGACCTGCCGGCGATGAAGGCGATCGGTGTTCGCGAATTGCAGGCGGCGATGGCTGGACAATCCAGCTTTCCCGAAGCGATCGAGCGCGCCAAGATCGCGACCCGGCAATATGCCAAGCGGCAGGCGACGTGGTTTCGCCATCAACTGGGGCCGCAATGGCAAAGATTGCGCCCCGGTGACGATCTCGAAACCACGATCCAAACACTTGTTGCTAATGCAACTTAA
- a CDS encoding GGDEF domain-containing protein: protein MRFHKAESAFFVFIFVILAAGLVTLHAYGLLQSFATELTTQSGMDKVIYLNKLLFATGVLLATALFFGIFFIYPLIRKQATEEGKLRAMTVSLSARSETLEHAALTDGLTGMQNRRYFDDALKEYLEEFRRIEKPVGLMILDLDHFKQVNDTHGHDVGDEVLKAVANCLKDMTRFHDVVARLGGEEFAVVTPNMEAELLAKFAERIRKAIANMSVLSGNVRLKITTSVGLAVWDRKETAEEFYRRADRQLYEAKRQGRNRVCA from the coding sequence ATGCGTTTCCATAAGGCGGAATCCGCTTTTTTCGTCTTTATTTTCGTGATCCTCGCCGCTGGCCTGGTGACACTGCATGCCTATGGGCTCTTGCAATCCTTCGCCACGGAACTCACCACGCAGTCCGGCATGGACAAAGTCATCTATCTCAACAAGCTGTTGTTCGCGACCGGCGTGCTGCTGGCGACCGCGCTGTTTTTCGGTATCTTCTTCATCTACCCGCTGATCCGCAAACAGGCGACGGAGGAAGGCAAGCTGCGCGCCATGACGGTTTCGCTCAGCGCCCGCTCCGAAACGCTCGAGCACGCCGCCCTGACCGATGGCCTGACCGGGATGCAGAACCGGCGCTATTTCGACGATGCGCTGAAGGAATATCTCGAGGAGTTCCGGCGCATCGAGAAGCCGGTCGGGCTGATGATCCTGGATCTCGATCATTTCAAGCAGGTCAATGACACGCACGGACATGATGTCGGCGACGAGGTGCTCAAGGCTGTCGCCAACTGCCTCAAGGATATGACACGTTTCCACGATGTGGTGGCGCGGCTGGGCGGCGAGGAGTTTGCGGTGGTCACACCCAATATGGAGGCGGAGTTGCTGGCCAAATTCGCCGAGCGCATCCGCAAGGCGATCGCCAACATGTCCGTCCTTTCAGGCAATGTCCGGCTCAAGATCACCACCAGCGTCGGTCTTGCCGTCTGGGACCGCAAGGAAACGGCGGAAGAGTTCTATCGCCGCGCCGACCGCCAGCTCTATGAGGCGAAGAGGCAAGGCCGCAACCGCGTCTGCGCCTAA
- a CDS encoding ATP-binding protein — MYVEREACVGEPTSQERRNAEQNDRRILGNVVQCDGARATIAAYADDIDGSVTGLWTVGKMISINLGTTRTVGLVYAIGKSNRAWSNEGQNPIEVSIELVGEVRDGAEPGARPIFDRGITTYPHIGAVAHRIRTRDLQAVYDLAGRHSITIGSLAQDETIAANIAIDDTLARHFAVVGTTGVGKSTAVSLLLRKSIQARPDLRILILDPHNEFASSLPEYCVRVDSKTLDLPFWMFKLEEFAEVLFRGRETVPEEIDALRDLIPLAKNLYRNPNSGAYLRRGNDALTADTPVPYRVADLLKQIDERMGMLESKNERPTLKSLKTRIESAAADPRYRFMFNSRLIEDTIHETIGNIFRVPHHGRPVTCFEMAGMPSEVVNSVCSVLARLAFDLALWSEGKLQLLLLCEEAHRYMPADPRLGFAPTRHALSRIAKEGRKYGCYLGVVTQRPGELDPTILSQCSTFFAMRLANEQDQAIIRSAIADSSASSLAFLSSMGQREAIAFGEGVATTMRLKFERLPSHLLPGTAKREETEAPKANDDVDLVAIVERLRNVPKPSQQAMAFAEVVDSGRQAGDPDYRKPPATRTPSEDDFDMRYGLKPATFGMRPQND; from the coding sequence ATGTATGTCGAACGCGAAGCTTGCGTCGGAGAACCGACATCGCAGGAGCGCCGCAACGCAGAGCAGAACGACCGGCGCATCCTGGGCAATGTGGTGCAATGCGACGGCGCGCGCGCCACCATCGCCGCCTATGCCGACGACATCGACGGATCTGTCACCGGCCTGTGGACGGTCGGCAAGATGATCTCGATCAATCTGGGCACGACGCGAACCGTGGGTCTCGTTTACGCGATCGGCAAATCGAACCGCGCCTGGAGCAACGAGGGCCAGAACCCCATCGAGGTCAGCATCGAGCTGGTCGGTGAAGTGCGCGACGGCGCCGAGCCCGGCGCCAGGCCAATCTTCGACCGCGGCATCACCACCTATCCGCATATCGGTGCGGTCGCGCACCGCATCCGTACCCGCGACCTGCAGGCGGTCTATGATCTCGCCGGCCGCCATTCCATTACCATCGGCTCTCTGGCACAGGACGAGACGATCGCCGCCAACATCGCCATTGACGACACGCTGGCTCGCCATTTCGCCGTTGTCGGCACCACCGGCGTCGGCAAGTCCACCGCCGTCTCGCTGCTGCTGCGCAAATCGATCCAGGCACGCCCTGATCTGCGCATCCTTATCCTTGATCCACACAATGAGTTTGCTTCATCGCTGCCGGAATATTGCGTCAGGGTCGATTCCAAGACGCTCGACCTGCCGTTCTGGATGTTCAAGCTCGAGGAATTCGCCGAGGTGCTGTTTCGCGGCCGCGAAACGGTCCCTGAAGAGATCGACGCCCTGCGCGACCTCATTCCGCTCGCCAAGAATCTCTACCGCAACCCGAATTCAGGCGCTTATCTCCGGCGCGGGAATGATGCGCTGACCGCCGATACGCCGGTGCCTTACCGCGTCGCCGACCTGCTCAAGCAGATCGACGAGCGTATGGGCATGCTCGAAAGCAAGAACGAGCGCCCGACGCTCAAATCGCTGAAGACGCGCATCGAATCGGCAGCCGCCGATCCGCGCTACCGCTTCATGTTCAATTCGCGCCTGATCGAGGACACCATCCACGAGACGATCGGCAACATTTTCCGCGTGCCGCATCACGGCCGCCCGGTGACCTGCTTCGAGATGGCCGGCATGCCCTCCGAAGTGGTCAATTCCGTCTGTTCGGTGCTGGCGCGTCTGGCCTTCGATCTCGCTCTGTGGAGCGAGGGCAAGCTGCAACTCCTGTTGCTGTGCGAGGAAGCGCATCGCTATATGCCGGCCGATCCGCGTCTCGGCTTCGCGCCGACAAGGCACGCGCTGTCGCGCATTGCCAAGGAAGGCCGCAAATATGGCTGCTATCTCGGCGTCGTCACCCAGCGTCCGGGCGAGCTCGACCCGACCATCCTGTCGCAATGCTCGACCTTCTTTGCCATGCGGCTCGCCAATGAGCAGGACCAGGCGATCATCCGTTCGGCCATCGCCGACTCGTCCGCCTCGAGCCTTGCCTTCCTGTCGTCCATGGGCCAGCGCGAAGCCATTGCCTTCGGCGAAGGCGTGGCGACCACCATGCGGCTGAAGTTCGAACGACTGCCCAGCCACCTGCTTCCCGGCACGGCCAAGCGCGAAGAGACCGAGGCGCCAAAGGCCAACGACGATGTCGATCTGGTGGCGATTGTCGAGCGGCTGCGCAACGTGCCGAAACCGTCGCAGCAGGCGATGGCCTTCGCCGAAGTGGTCGATTCCGGCCGCCAGGCCGGCGATCCCGACTACCGCAAGCCGCCGGCCACCCGAACGCCGTCGGAAGACGATTTCGACATGCGCTACGGCCTGAAGCCCGCCACTTTCGGCATGCGCCCCCAGAACGATTGA
- a CDS encoding helix-turn-helix domain-containing protein, with amino-acid sequence MDDIANDISSTIGKRIHTERAMRDWSLADLAERSGVSKAMLSTIERGMTSPTAALLVRIAAAFGMTLSTLIARAELQGGGLLREAEQPVWCDPDTGYVRRHLSPATDMPLELIKVHLPAGASVSLPAASYAFIKQQIWLISGRLDFTEGDVVHRLAPGDCLALGAPSDCTFHASEAGADYVVALVRG; translated from the coding sequence ATGGATGATATAGCGAACGATATTTCCTCGACCATCGGCAAGCGGATCCACACCGAAAGGGCCATGCGGGACTGGTCTCTGGCCGATCTCGCCGAACGGTCCGGTGTGTCCAAAGCGATGCTGAGCACGATCGAGCGCGGTATGACCAGCCCGACGGCGGCCCTTCTGGTCCGCATCGCGGCGGCCTTCGGCATGACGCTGTCGACCCTCATCGCGCGGGCGGAATTGCAGGGCGGCGGGTTGCTGCGCGAGGCTGAGCAGCCGGTGTGGTGCGATCCCGATACGGGCTATGTCAGGCGGCATTTATCACCTGCCACCGACATGCCGCTCGAACTGATCAAGGTGCATCTCCCGGCGGGCGCGAGCGTCAGCTTGCCGGCGGCCTCCTACGCCTTCATCAAGCAGCAGATCTGGTTGATTTCCGGACGGCTCGACTTCACCGAGGGCGATGTGGTGCACAGGCTGGCGCCCGGCGACTGCCTGGCGCTGGGCGCGCCATCGGACTGCACCTTCCACGCCTCGGAGGCGGGCGCCGACTATGTCGTCGCTCTGGTCAGGGGCTGA
- a CDS encoding GNAT family N-acetyltransferase gives MNSIDIEALSASAETLAVLADLLVETVAAGGSVSFMHPLAPKSASAFWEKSLAAAARGERVVLGAWDGKALVGTVTLLLDFPPNQPHRAEIAKLMTSVGYRGRGVGTRLMRAAERLAVEKGRTLLVLDTATEEGASGLYEKLGFTLAGEIPDYALKPHGGLTGTLIYWKRIGALSK, from the coding sequence ATGAATTCCATTGATATCGAAGCCCTGAGCGCCAGTGCGGAAACACTGGCAGTCCTGGCTGATCTGCTGGTCGAGACAGTTGCCGCAGGCGGATCGGTCAGTTTCATGCATCCGCTGGCACCGAAATCGGCAAGCGCGTTCTGGGAGAAGTCGCTGGCCGCAGCGGCCAGAGGGGAGCGAGTGGTGCTTGGCGCATGGGACGGCAAGGCCCTTGTCGGCACCGTCACGCTGCTGCTCGACTTCCCGCCCAACCAGCCGCATCGGGCCGAGATCGCCAAGCTGATGACATCGGTCGGATACCGGGGCAGGGGTGTCGGAACGCGCCTGATGCGGGCCGCCGAGCGTCTCGCTGTCGAGAAGGGGCGTACGCTGCTGGTCCTGGATACGGCAACAGAAGAGGGCGCTTCAGGCCTCTACGAAAAACTCGGTTTTACGTTGGCCGGCGAAATACCGGACTATGCGCTGAAGCCACATGGCGGGCTGACCGGCACGCTGATCTATTGGAAGCGCATTGGCGCCTTGTCGAAATAG
- a CDS encoding LysR family transcriptional regulator, which produces MARRTVPALPPLDWLRSFEAAARLSNFTAAAVELGLTQAAVSQHIRLLEERLKTRLFTRLARGVALSPEGAAYLPHIQSAFATIGSSTAQLFEPRAVQTVTIRVPISFALLMLVPALPDLARALPRIQLDLVTIHRPADYDLPGSALDIRFGNGSFPGREADRLTTERLVPVASPALAGAADWTSLPLLLVAGAREMWAEWFVAAGLAGHPQRSHRFDSFVAAMEAASAGAGALLGSRPLVDSALRSRTLVPLSDFELSSTSGHFLTRAPTARLTSAEQDFRQWLLRRLSGIASA; this is translated from the coding sequence ATGGCTCGAAGAACCGTCCCCGCCTTGCCTCCGCTCGACTGGCTGCGCAGTTTCGAGGCCGCGGCGCGGCTGTCGAATTTCACGGCCGCGGCAGTTGAACTCGGCTTGACCCAGGCCGCCGTCAGCCAGCACATCCGACTGCTGGAGGAGCGGCTGAAGACGCGTCTGTTCACGCGGCTGGCGCGCGGGGTCGCACTGTCGCCGGAAGGCGCTGCCTATCTGCCCCATATCCAGTCGGCCTTCGCCACCATTGGCAGCAGCACGGCGCAACTGTTCGAGCCGCGCGCCGTCCAGACGGTGACCATCCGCGTACCGATCTCGTTTGCCTTGCTGATGCTCGTTCCAGCACTGCCCGATCTTGCCAGGGCGCTGCCGCGCATCCAGCTCGACCTGGTGACGATCCATCGCCCGGCCGACTACGATTTGCCAGGCTCGGCGCTCGACATCCGCTTCGGCAACGGATCCTTTCCCGGCCGCGAAGCAGACAGGCTGACCACCGAGCGGCTGGTGCCGGTGGCAAGTCCGGCCCTGGCGGGTGCTGCCGACTGGACATCGCTGCCACTGCTTCTGGTCGCCGGCGCGCGTGAGATGTGGGCGGAATGGTTTGTCGCCGCCGGATTGGCCGGCCACCCCCAACGGTCACATCGCTTCGACAGCTTCGTCGCGGCGATGGAAGCGGCAAGCGCCGGAGCCGGCGCGCTTCTGGGTTCGCGGCCCCTGGTCGACTCAGCACTCAGGAGCAGGACCCTCGTGCCGCTTTCCGATTTCGAGCTCTCCAGCACCTCGGGCCATTTTCTGACCAGGGCGCCGACCGCGCGGCTGACCAGTGCCGAGCAGGATTTCCGCCAATGGCTGCTGAGGCGCCTCTCGGGGATCGCCTCGGCCTGA